One Glycine max cultivar Williams 82 chromosome 6, Glycine_max_v4.0, whole genome shotgun sequence DNA segment encodes these proteins:
- the LOC100794117 gene encoding protein PHOSPHATE-INDUCED 1, with protein MATLVLYQFFLKLLLLISVFQLSFAARRLNQLVQDQSQLLHYHNGPLLYGKIAVNLIWYGHFKPSQKAIITDFVTSLSSPSSQSSQPSVATWWKTTEKYYHLSPKNKKAASSLSLSLGDQFLDEGFSLGKSLTSKNLVELASKGGQRNAINVVLTSADVAVEGFCMSRCGTHGSSSSASHVKKNNNGKNYKFAYIWVGNSETQCPGQCAWPFHQPIYGPQSPPLVAPNNDVGLDGMVINLASLLAGTATNPFGNGYFQGPAEAPLEAASACPGVYGKGAYPGYAGNLLVDSATGASYNVEGDNGRKYLVPALYDPSTSSCSTPV; from the coding sequence ATGGCCACTCTTGTTCTTTACCAATTCTTTCTCAAACTCTTGCTCCTAATTTCAGTCTTTCAGCTTTCCTTTGCTGCTAGGAGACTCAACCAGCTGGTTCAGGACCAGTCACAGTTACTCCATTACCACAACGGTCCTCTTCTATACGGCAAAATCGCCGTGAACCTAATCTGGTATGGTCACTTCAAACCATCCCAAAAGGCCATCATCACCGATTTCGTTACCTCACTGTCATCCCCATCGTCTCAGAGCAGCCAGCCATCTGTTGCCACGTGGTGGAAAACCACGGAGAAGTACTACCACCTGAGTCCCAAGAACAAGAAGGctgcttcttctctttctctatcACTGGGCGATCAGTTTCTCGACGAGGGTTTCTCGCTGGGGAAGTCACTAACCAGCAAGAACCTCGTCGAGCTGGCATCCAAAGGGGGACAGAGGAACGCCATCAACGTTGTTCTGACATCCGCTGACGTGGCAGTCGAAGGTTTCTGTATGAGCCGATGTGGGACCCACGGCTCCTCCTCTTCTGCATCTCACGTGAAGAAGAACAACAACGGCAAGAACTACAAGTTCGCTTACATCTGGGTCGGAAACTCCGAAACCCAATGCCCGGGGCAATGCGCTTGGCCATTCCACCAACCCATTTATGGGCCCCAGAGCCCACCCTTGGTTGCTCCCAACAACGATGTGGGACTTGACGGAATGGTCATAAACCTCGCTAGCCTCCTTGCCGGAACCGCCACCAACCCATTCGGAAACGGTTACTTCCAGGGTCCCGCGGAGGCTCCGCTCGAAGCTGCGTCGGCTTGCCCTGGGGTTTATGGGAAAGGGGCTTACCCTGGTTATGCTGGGAACTTGCTGGTTGACTCTGCCACTGGTGCTAGCTACAATGTGGAGGGGGATAATGGGAGGAAGTACCTTGTTCCTGCTCTGTATGATCCTTCTACATCGTCTTGCTCAACGCCCGTCTGA